The following coding sequences are from one Geothrix sp. window:
- a CDS encoding beta-ketoacyl-[acyl-carrier-protein] synthase family protein — MNRPPQRVVVTGLGIVSSLALGREGTWSAMLEGKDGLAPLTRLSLPLEPAQLAGQVAMDPGRHQTLCERMALGALEEALDGLVPQGDPTRIGVFQGAGTSGLPVAEAFLEERLAGRRGRASEPAYQSPSTVTDALARRVGSQGPRGTIMNACSSSLLALGQAWERLAAGELDFAVAGGAENLCRTTYAGFSCLKAVDAKKCRPFSRDRAGLNLGEGAVQLVLETLDGARARGAMIYAEVLGYGASMDAHHPTAPHPEGEGAARAMTMALRTGGLDASGIDLVSAHGTATPANDGAECLAIRRALGTAADAISVTSTKSQFGHTLGAAGAFGAAAAILALRDQVVSPTLRLEEADPICDLDCTPKVAKQRLLRAALVNAFAFGGNNTSLLVRRWEGR, encoded by the coding sequence ATGAACCGACCCCCTCAGCGCGTGGTGGTGACGGGCCTTGGCATCGTGTCCTCCCTGGCCCTGGGCCGGGAAGGCACCTGGTCCGCCATGCTCGAAGGGAAGGATGGCCTGGCCCCCCTCACCCGTCTCTCCCTGCCCCTGGAGCCGGCCCAGCTGGCCGGGCAGGTGGCCATGGACCCGGGCCGCCATCAGACCCTCTGCGAGCGCATGGCCCTGGGCGCGCTGGAGGAGGCCCTGGATGGCCTGGTGCCCCAGGGCGACCCGACCCGCATCGGCGTCTTCCAGGGGGCCGGCACCAGCGGCCTGCCTGTGGCGGAGGCCTTCCTGGAGGAACGGTTGGCCGGGCGCCGGGGACGGGCCTCGGAACCCGCCTACCAGAGCCCCAGCACGGTCACGGATGCCCTGGCCCGCCGGGTGGGTTCCCAGGGTCCCCGGGGGACGATCATGAACGCCTGCTCCTCCAGCCTGCTGGCCCTGGGCCAGGCCTGGGAGCGGCTGGCGGCGGGCGAGCTCGACTTCGCCGTGGCCGGGGGCGCCGAGAACCTCTGCCGCACCACCTACGCCGGCTTCTCCTGCCTCAAGGCCGTGGACGCGAAGAAGTGCCGCCCCTTCAGCCGCGACCGGGCCGGCCTGAACCTGGGGGAGGGCGCCGTCCAGCTGGTGCTGGAGACCCTCGACGGGGCCCGAGCCCGGGGCGCCATGATCTACGCCGAGGTGCTGGGCTATGGCGCCAGCATGGACGCCCACCACCCCACGGCCCCCCACCCGGAGGGCGAGGGTGCCGCCCGGGCCATGACCATGGCCCTGCGCACCGGGGGCCTGGACGCCTCCGGCATCGACCTGGTCTCCGCCCATGGTACCGCCACCCCGGCCAACGACGGCGCCGAGTGCCTGGCCATCCGCCGCGCGCTCGGAACGGCCGCTGACGCCATCTCCGTCACCAGCACCAAGAGCCAGTTCGGCCACACTCTGGGCGCCGCCGGGGCCTTCGGGGCGGCCGCCGCCATCCTGGCCCTGCGCGACCAGGTGGTGAGCCCCACCCTGCGGCTGGAGGAAGCCGATCCCATTTGCGATCTGGACTGCACGCCGAAGGTGGCGAAGCAGCGGCTCCTGCGGGCCGCGCTGGTCAATGCGTTCGCCTTCGGAGGCAACAACACAAGCCTTCTTGTGCGTCGCTGGGAGGGCCGGTGA
- the fabZ gene encoding 3-hydroxyacyl-ACP dehydratase FabZ, producing MTDIPAHLPHRYPFLLVDRVLEREPGVRVVAEKLVTNGEPYLQGHFEGHPLVPGVLLLEMLAQAGGFLEAEPLHGAAIFLAGVQDARFRAPALPGDRLRLEVRSDGAFAGMMKIRGTVSCEGRDLCTAALLVKRL from the coding sequence ATGACTGACATTCCGGCCCACTTGCCGCACCGCTACCCCTTCCTGCTGGTGGACCGGGTGCTGGAGCGCGAGCCCGGGGTGCGCGTGGTGGCGGAAAAGCTCGTCACCAATGGTGAGCCCTACCTCCAGGGCCATTTCGAAGGACACCCCCTGGTGCCCGGCGTGCTGCTGCTGGAGATGCTGGCCCAGGCCGGGGGGTTCCTGGAAGCCGAGCCCCTGCACGGGGCGGCCATCTTCCTGGCCGGCGTGCAGGATGCCCGGTTCAGGGCCCCCGCCCTGCCCGGCGACCGCCTGCGCCTGGAGGTCCGGTCCGATGGCGCCTTTGCGGGGATGATGAAGATCCGGGGCACCGTCAGCTGCGAGGGCCGGGACCTCTGCACCGCCGCCCTGCTGGTCAAGCGCCTATGA
- a CDS encoding phosphopantetheine-binding protein, which translates to MSDLKLRVKEMIIERLKLEGMTPDQIDDGAPLFGEGLGLDSIDALELVLGIEQVFGVKIEDEAAGLKAFKSVQALTDFIAENAK; encoded by the coding sequence ATGAGCGACCTCAAGCTGCGCGTCAAAGAGATGATCATCGAGCGCCTGAAGCTCGAGGGGATGACGCCGGACCAGATCGACGACGGGGCCCCCCTCTTCGGCGAGGGGCTGGGCCTGGACTCCATCGACGCCCTGGAGCTGGTGCTGGGCATCGAGCAGGTCTTCGGCGTGAAGATCGAGGACGAGGCCGCGGGCCTCAAGGCCTTCAAGTCCGTGCAGGCCCTCACGGACTTCATCGCTGAGAACGCCAAGTAG
- a CDS encoding NADH-quinone oxidoreductase subunit A — MAHPASPFLSVLILLLVAAVTAAAILVLSGWVLPMLKPNNPQEAKLRVYECGVPPVQSGARHKYSVKFYLTAMLFILFDVEAAFLLPWAVNFKTALWTFGAMLSFMATLLVGFIYAWGKGAFEWER, encoded by the coding sequence ATGGCCCATCCCGCATCGCCCTTCTTGTCGGTCCTGATCCTGTTGCTGGTGGCTGCCGTGACGGCCGCCGCCATCCTCGTGCTGTCGGGCTGGGTGCTCCCCATGCTGAAGCCGAACAATCCCCAGGAGGCCAAGCTGCGGGTCTACGAGTGCGGCGTGCCGCCCGTCCAGAGCGGGGCCCGGCACAAGTACTCCGTGAAGTTCTACCTGACGGCCATGCTCTTCATCCTGTTCGACGTGGAAGCCGCCTTCCTGCTGCCCTGGGCCGTGAACTTCAAGACGGCGCTCTGGACCTTCGGCGCCATGCTGAGCTTCATGGCCACCCTGCTGGTGGGCTTCATCTACGCCTGGGGCAAGGGCGCCTTCGAGTGGGAGCGCTGA
- a CDS encoding NADH-quinone oxidoreductase subunit B has protein sequence MAELDINDAVMTTRLDAVVNWGRKNSLWPMPFGVACCAIEFMSMMSSKYDLSRFGAEAMRFSPRQSDMMLVLGTITNKMAPVLRTIYAQMAEPKWVISVGVCASSGGMYRTYATLQGIDRIIPVDVYVPGCPPRPESIIYGVMKLQEQIEKESLSMRKDHIARFYESLERQDALQAAKGLTSQQTIREMLMDAGERGVGTIF, from the coding sequence ATGGCCGAGCTGGACATCAACGATGCCGTGATGACCACCCGCCTGGACGCGGTGGTCAACTGGGGCCGCAAGAACAGCCTGTGGCCCATGCCCTTCGGCGTGGCCTGCTGCGCCATCGAGTTCATGAGCATGATGTCGTCCAAGTACGACCTCAGCCGCTTCGGCGCCGAGGCCATGCGCTTCAGCCCCCGGCAGAGCGACATGATGCTGGTGCTCGGCACCATCACCAACAAGATGGCCCCGGTGCTCCGCACCATCTACGCCCAGATGGCCGAGCCCAAGTGGGTGATCTCGGTGGGCGTCTGCGCGTCGTCGGGCGGCATGTACCGCACCTACGCCACCCTGCAGGGCATCGACCGGATCATCCCCGTGGACGTCTACGTGCCGGGCTGCCCGCCCCGCCCCGAAAGCATCATCTACGGCGTCATGAAGCTGCAGGAGCAGATCGAGAAGGAATCGCTCTCCATGCGCAAGGATCACATCGCGCGGTTCTACGAAAGCCTGGAGCGGCAGGACGCTCTGCAGGCGGCGAAGGGCCTCACCAGCCAGCAGACCATCCGCGAGATGCTGATGGACGCCGGCGAGCGCGGCGTGGGTACCATTTTCTAG
- a CDS encoding NADH-quinone oxidoreductase subunit C has product MIIEHIDAQLPGTVTDRHDFRGDQTIVIAKENLLAVVDLLHREGFQFLVDITAVDWPEREQRFDVVYHWLNLASQERLRVKVPVADGESVASLAGLFKTANWFEREVFDLFGIRFEGHPDLRRLLTWDDFQGHALRKDFPLDGGDVFCMEGCTAPYNNGERGGE; this is encoded by the coding sequence GTGATCATCGAGCACATCGACGCACAGCTCCCGGGGACCGTCACCGACCGGCACGACTTCCGGGGTGACCAGACCATCGTCATCGCGAAGGAGAACCTGCTGGCCGTGGTGGACCTGCTCCACCGCGAGGGCTTCCAGTTCCTGGTGGACATCACGGCGGTGGACTGGCCCGAGCGTGAGCAGAGGTTCGACGTGGTCTACCACTGGCTCAACCTGGCCAGCCAGGAGCGCCTGCGGGTGAAGGTGCCCGTGGCCGACGGCGAGTCGGTCGCCAGCCTGGCTGGCCTGTTCAAGACCGCCAACTGGTTCGAGCGCGAGGTCTTCGACCTCTTCGGCATCCGCTTCGAGGGCCACCCGGACCTGCGGCGCCTGCTGACCTGGGACGACTTCCAGGGCCACGCCCTCCGCAAGGACTTCCCCCTGGATGGCGGCGACGTCTTCTGCATGGAAGGTTGCACCGCGCCCTACAACAACGGCGAGCGAGGTGGAGAATGA
- the nuoD gene encoding NADH dehydrogenase (quinone) subunit D — protein MIVNMGPSHPTTHGTLRIVLELEGETITKATPEMGYLHRGVEKLGESLSYQQFIPLTDRLNYCSSIMNNVGYTTAVEKLLGIEIPKRAQQIRVLVSELARIADHLVCVGVNAVDIGAFTAFLYLFRQRETIYDLFEMAAGQRLHTSFTRIGGLYRDIPEGFVPLTERFLVECEASINEMENLLTHNPIWHDRTKGIGAISPEDAVNWGYTGPCLRAAGVPQDLRKAQPYLGYETYDFDIPVGTTGDVFDRYLVRTEEMRQSLRIIRQVLDRLEPGPVMVDDPKVALPPKEKVYTRMESLIHHFKLIMHGMEMPVGEVYSATEAANGELGFYIVSDGGKNPYRIRVRPPCLPIFSSFEEQVKGGLIADAVAVLGAMNIIAGELDR, from the coding sequence ATGATCGTCAACATGGGGCCGTCGCACCCCACCACCCACGGCACGCTCCGCATCGTGCTGGAGCTCGAGGGCGAGACCATCACCAAGGCCACCCCCGAGATGGGCTACCTCCACCGCGGCGTGGAGAAGCTGGGCGAGAGCCTCAGCTACCAGCAGTTCATCCCCCTGACGGACCGGCTGAACTACTGCAGCTCCATCATGAACAACGTGGGCTACACCACGGCGGTGGAGAAGCTGCTGGGTATCGAGATCCCCAAGCGCGCCCAGCAGATCCGGGTGCTGGTCTCCGAGCTGGCCCGCATCGCCGACCACCTGGTGTGCGTGGGTGTGAACGCCGTGGACATCGGCGCCTTCACGGCCTTCCTCTACCTCTTCCGCCAGCGCGAGACCATCTACGACCTGTTCGAGATGGCCGCCGGCCAGCGCCTGCACACCAGCTTCACCCGCATCGGCGGCCTCTACCGGGACATCCCCGAGGGCTTCGTGCCCCTCACCGAGCGCTTCCTGGTGGAGTGCGAGGCGAGCATCAACGAGATGGAGAACCTGCTCACCCACAACCCCATCTGGCATGACCGCACCAAGGGCATCGGCGCCATCAGCCCGGAAGACGCGGTGAACTGGGGCTACACCGGGCCCTGCCTGCGCGCCGCCGGCGTGCCCCAGGACCTGCGCAAGGCCCAGCCCTACCTGGGCTACGAGACCTACGACTTCGACATCCCCGTGGGCACCACCGGTGACGTGTTCGACCGCTACCTGGTGCGCACCGAGGAGATGCGCCAGAGCCTGCGCATCATCCGCCAGGTGCTGGACCGGCTCGAGCCGGGTCCCGTCATGGTGGACGATCCCAAGGTGGCGCTGCCGCCCAAGGAGAAGGTCTATACCCGCATGGAGAGCCTCATCCACCACTTCAAGCTCATCATGCACGGCATGGAGATGCCCGTGGGCGAGGTCTACAGCGCCACCGAAGCCGCCAATGGCGAGCTGGGCTTCTACATCGTGAGCGATGGCGGCAAGAACCCCTACCGCATCCGCGTCCGTCCCCCCTGCCTCCCCATCTTCAGCAGCTTCGAGGAGCAGGTGAAGGGCGGGCTGATTGCGGATGCTGTTGCGGTGCTTGGCGCCATGAATATTATTGCCGGTGAACTGGACCGATAA
- a CDS encoding beta-eliminating lyase-related protein translates to MDRRSFLNATLAVSAAGALAPLSAQGRPTPMPGETMPTHVWLVGDAAPTDPAAYAARLARLASREKVRDTYLAQGAVTELEQAFASLLGKEDCAFFPTGTLANNVAVRVLCADHPHALVQHESHFYRDESDAAQRLAGISLVPLAAGRATPTLQEVATAFDEAEKGPFAIKVGAISLESPVRRQRGQLVPPSAVQALTDLGKAHGAGLHLDGARLLLAPPSLDLKAYVAPFTTVYVSLYKYLDAPFGAVLAGSSVHMAKAREFRHIYGGLLYQGWEAALIALDSLKTFPQRMARAHGVAQDLMKALEASGKVRRRVDPYASNIHFLEMDATLAQAATERGRAAGVRLGPFIDGALTLGVNDTINRRPVEDYVKLFL, encoded by the coding sequence ATGGATCGCCGTTCGTTTTTGAACGCCACACTGGCTGTCAGCGCCGCGGGGGCCCTCGCGCCGCTCTCCGCCCAGGGGCGGCCCACGCCCATGCCAGGCGAGACGATGCCTACCCATGTCTGGCTCGTGGGGGACGCGGCCCCGACCGATCCGGCCGCATACGCGGCCCGCCTGGCCCGTTTGGCGTCGCGGGAGAAGGTGCGGGATACCTATCTGGCCCAGGGCGCGGTAACCGAGTTGGAGCAGGCTTTCGCCAGTCTCCTGGGCAAGGAGGACTGCGCCTTCTTCCCAACGGGAACCCTCGCCAACAACGTGGCCGTGCGGGTCCTTTGCGCCGACCATCCCCACGCGCTGGTCCAGCACGAAAGCCACTTCTACAGGGATGAGAGCGACGCGGCCCAGCGACTGGCGGGCATCAGCCTGGTGCCCCTGGCAGCCGGGCGCGCCACGCCCACCCTCCAGGAAGTCGCGACAGCCTTCGACGAGGCGGAGAAGGGGCCCTTCGCCATCAAGGTGGGCGCCATTTCCCTGGAAAGCCCCGTGCGTCGCCAGCGTGGCCAGCTGGTGCCCCCTTCAGCGGTTCAGGCTTTGACGGACCTGGGCAAGGCGCACGGGGCCGGCCTGCACCTGGACGGCGCGCGCCTCCTCCTCGCCCCACCCTCCCTGGATCTGAAGGCCTATGTGGCACCCTTCACCACGGTCTACGTCTCCCTCTACAAGTACCTGGATGCCCCCTTCGGGGCCGTGCTGGCGGGATCCAGCGTCCACATGGCCAAGGCTCGGGAGTTCCGCCACATCTATGGCGGGCTTCTCTACCAGGGCTGGGAGGCGGCCCTCATTGCCCTCGATTCCCTGAAGACCTTCCCCCAGCGCATGGCCCGGGCCCATGGCGTCGCCCAGGACTTGATGAAGGCCCTGGAAGCCAGTGGGAAGGTCAGGCGGCGGGTGGATCCTTATGCCTCCAACATCCATTTCCTGGAAATGGACGCCACCCTGGCCCAGGCCGCCACGGAAAGGGGTCGTGCGGCTGGCGTGCGGCTGGGCCCATTCATCGATGGCGCCCTTACCCTGGGCGTCAACGACACCATCAATCGCAGGCCCGTGGAGGATTACGTGAAGCTGTTCCTCTGA
- a CDS encoding MarR family winged helix-turn-helix transcriptional regulator → MHIREELQITKPLEPGHEVALALLLTREYVARLFDECLYEPEGLSDQQFNVLRILKGGPRDGYLVKELRCRMIYRFADVPRLVNRLEARGLVKRCENPADRRGSRVQITPKGLALEAKMFARHNALCQQVDRCLSPEERDALLGLLERLRNDHRTQLAELQKG, encoded by the coding sequence ATGCACATCCGCGAGGAACTCCAGATCACCAAGCCCCTCGAGCCGGGCCACGAGGTGGCCCTGGCCCTGCTCCTCACCCGGGAGTACGTGGCCCGCCTCTTCGACGAGTGCCTGTACGAACCCGAGGGTCTCTCGGACCAGCAGTTCAACGTGCTGCGCATCCTCAAGGGCGGGCCCAGGGACGGCTACCTGGTGAAGGAGCTGCGCTGCCGCATGATCTACCGCTTCGCGGACGTGCCCCGCCTCGTGAACCGCCTGGAAGCCCGGGGCCTCGTCAAGCGCTGCGAGAACCCCGCCGACCGCCGCGGCAGCCGCGTCCAGATCACGCCCAAGGGCCTGGCCCTGGAAGCCAAGATGTTCGCCCGCCACAACGCCCTCTGCCAGCAGGTGGACCGCTGTCTCAGCCCCGAGGAACGGGACGCGCTGCTCGGCCTTCTGGAGCGGCTGCGGAATGACCACCGGACACAGCTGGCGGAGCTGCAGAAGGGGTGA
- a CDS encoding YceI family protein: MRHPFRAILAVLALAALPALAQDAYKIDPVHSEVSFKIRHLLAKVSGRFTKFSGTIKVDAADISKSSVEVSIDATSINTDNEMRDKHLKTGDFFDVEKFPTITFKSTSVKEVAKGKLEVTGDFTLRGVTKRITFPITAAGTQPGMKPGTVVAGFIDGAVTINRNDYGIKYGPGVLGDEVAISLNIEAGK, translated from the coding sequence ATGCGCCACCCCTTCCGTGCCATTCTTGCCGTCCTCGCCCTGGCGGCGCTGCCCGCCCTGGCCCAGGACGCCTATAAGATCGACCCCGTCCACAGCGAGGTCAGCTTCAAGATCCGCCACCTCCTGGCCAAGGTCAGCGGCCGGTTCACGAAGTTCAGCGGCACCATCAAGGTCGATGCCGCCGACATCAGCAAGTCCAGCGTCGAGGTCAGCATCGATGCCACCAGCATCAACACGGACAACGAGATGCGCGACAAGCACTTGAAGACCGGCGATTTCTTCGACGTGGAGAAGTTCCCCACCATCACCTTCAAGAGCACCTCGGTGAAGGAAGTGGCCAAGGGCAAGCTGGAAGTGACGGGTGACTTCACCCTGCGCGGCGTGACCAAGCGCATCACCTTCCCCATCACCGCCGCCGGCACCCAGCCGGGGATGAAGCCGGGCACCGTGGTGGCGGGCTTCATCGATGGCGCCGTGACCATCAACCGGAACGACTATGGCATCAAGTACGGCCCCGGCGTCCTGGGCGACGAGGTGGCCATCTCCCTCAACATCGAGGCTGGCAAGTAA
- a CDS encoding CDGSH iron-sulfur domain-containing protein: MSEGFPKVAAKIPAVLDLEPGTYFWCACGLSAKQPFCDGSHKVCDLRPLKVEITEAGKKALCQCKHTKTAPFCDGSHCAL, from the coding sequence ATGAGCGAAGGATTCCCGAAAGTCGCGGCCAAGATCCCGGCGGTGCTGGATCTGGAGCCTGGAACCTACTTCTGGTGCGCCTGCGGCCTCAGCGCCAAGCAGCCCTTCTGCGACGGTTCCCACAAGGTCTGCGACCTGCGCCCCCTGAAGGTGGAAATCACGGAGGCCGGCAAGAAGGCCCTCTGCCAGTGCAAGCACACCAAGACCGCCCCTTTCTGCGATGGGAGCCACTGCGCCCTTTGA
- a CDS encoding NADH-quinone oxidoreductase subunit NuoE family protein, with protein sequence MNHPQPPETSNEPLAPGQRLPESERREFSPEAIAEIQAIMAKYPDKLAATLPALHIAQREFGFVSLSAMKAVAKAIGIPEGHVFGVATFYTMYQKAPVGRYHFSVCTNISCALRGAAQLLEKVCEKTGVKPGAGPSPDGMWSVEEVECLAGCGVAPCVQVNHDVYDELVDEQKLIEVMEACKRGEYRPWAQ encoded by the coding sequence ATGAATCATCCCCAGCCTCCCGAGACCTCGAATGAACCCCTGGCCCCGGGCCAGCGGCTGCCCGAATCCGAGCGCAGAGAGTTCAGCCCTGAAGCCATCGCCGAGATCCAGGCGATCATGGCCAAGTATCCGGACAAGCTCGCGGCCACCCTGCCGGCTCTGCACATCGCGCAGCGCGAGTTCGGCTTCGTGAGCCTGTCGGCCATGAAGGCCGTGGCCAAGGCCATCGGCATTCCCGAGGGCCACGTCTTCGGCGTCGCCACCTTCTACACCATGTACCAGAAGGCGCCCGTCGGCAGGTACCACTTCTCGGTCTGCACCAACATCAGCTGCGCCCTGCGCGGCGCCGCCCAGCTGCTGGAGAAGGTCTGCGAGAAGACCGGCGTGAAGCCAGGCGCGGGCCCCAGCCCCGACGGCATGTGGAGCGTGGAGGAGGTGGAGTGCCTGGCCGGCTGCGGCGTGGCGCCCTGCGTCCAGGTGAACCACGACGTCTACGACGAGCTGGTGGACGAGCAGAAGCTCATTGAAGTCATGGAAGCCTGCAAGCGCGGCGAATACCGCCCCTGGGCGCAGTGA
- the nuoF gene encoding NADH-quinone oxidoreductase subunit NuoF, which produces MAAIRTKPDHHTYTFPGFGSEKFPNLLLRGAGDLNNWHLKVYEQQHEGYVAMKAALKMEPVAVTEEVKTSGLRGRGGAGFPCGLKWSFMPKDTADRKFTRYLVCNADEGEPGTFKDRVILEYNPHQLIEGMIIGGWAMQCVTGYVYVRGEFLWLIEKLEAAIQEARDAGYLGKNILGTGWDYDILVHRGAGAYICGEETALLNSLEGRRGEPRVKPPFPAAKGAFGQPTTINNVETLAAVPPIMRMGGAEYAKIGSPKNSGTRIFGVSGHVKRPGIYELPMGTPMNFLVEELCGGSSTGRKIKAIIPGGASCPMLDEKDFDVPMDFDNLRARGSMGGSGGLIVMDEDTCIVQATLRLIRFYAHESCGQCTPCREGCNWMEMILYRIEHGEGKMEDLDLLASLTPRIGMRTLCPLGDAACGPMDSALQKFRHEFEHHITHKTCYATGSRLLSKVGAH; this is translated from the coding sequence ATGGCAGCCATCCGCACCAAGCCTGATCACCACACCTACACCTTCCCCGGCTTCGGCTCGGAGAAGTTCCCGAACCTGCTGCTCCGGGGCGCGGGCGACCTGAACAACTGGCACCTGAAGGTCTACGAGCAGCAGCACGAAGGCTACGTGGCCATGAAGGCCGCGCTGAAGATGGAACCCGTGGCCGTGACCGAGGAGGTCAAGACCTCGGGCCTCCGGGGCCGCGGCGGCGCAGGCTTTCCCTGCGGCCTCAAGTGGTCCTTCATGCCCAAGGACACGGCGGACCGCAAGTTCACCCGCTACCTGGTCTGCAACGCCGACGAAGGCGAGCCCGGCACCTTCAAGGACCGCGTCATCCTCGAATACAACCCGCACCAGTTGATCGAAGGCATGATCATCGGCGGCTGGGCCATGCAGTGCGTGACCGGCTACGTCTACGTTCGCGGCGAGTTCCTCTGGCTCATCGAGAAGCTCGAGGCCGCCATCCAGGAAGCCCGCGATGCCGGCTACCTCGGCAAGAACATCCTCGGCACCGGCTGGGACTACGACATCCTCGTGCACCGCGGCGCGGGCGCCTACATCTGTGGCGAGGAGACGGCCCTGCTGAACTCGCTGGAGGGCCGCCGCGGCGAGCCCCGCGTGAAGCCGCCCTTCCCGGCGGCCAAGGGCGCCTTCGGCCAGCCCACCACCATCAACAACGTGGAGACCCTGGCTGCGGTACCGCCCATCATGCGCATGGGCGGCGCCGAGTACGCCAAGATCGGCTCCCCCAAGAACTCCGGCACCCGCATCTTTGGCGTCAGCGGCCACGTGAAGCGCCCGGGCATCTACGAGCTGCCCATGGGCACGCCCATGAATTTCCTGGTGGAGGAGCTTTGCGGCGGCTCCAGCACCGGCCGGAAGATCAAGGCCATCATCCCCGGCGGCGCCAGCTGCCCCATGCTGGACGAGAAGGATTTCGACGTCCCAATGGACTTCGACAACCTGAGGGCCCGGGGCTCCATGGGCGGCTCCGGCGGTCTCATCGTCATGGACGAGGACACCTGCATCGTGCAGGCCACCCTGCGGCTCATCCGCTTCTATGCGCACGAGAGCTGCGGCCAGTGCACGCCCTGCCGCGAGGGCTGCAACTGGATGGAGATGATCCTGTACCGCATCGAGCACGGCGAAGGAAAGATGGAGGACCTGGACCTGCTGGCCAGCCTCACGCCGCGCATCGGTATGCGCACGCTCTGCCCCCTGGGCGATGCGGCCTGCGGTCCCATGGACTCGGCGCTGCAGAAGTTCCGCCACGAGTTCGAGCATCACATCACCCACAAGACCTGCTACGCCACGGGCTCGCGCCTGCTGTCGAAGGTGGGGGCACACTAG
- a CDS encoding metallophosphoesterase: MRWLLPLFLAFCLQAQEVFLVQPYLQLGDAPKVAARERLDLLWHAGDEEAAWSVEVRGTKGWTVQSPPAFRRLEAPPLAPHRVYRVTLRNLPPGSAVPYRVKRQGKVVFEAEAQTRKPGAHRMVVFGDAADGSRDQSAIAKAVLAAQPDAVFITGDLVYGRGRASEYRAHFFPVYNGEAAPLMRRTPFLGVVGNHDVPFAGFPDASAYFAYWSQPLNGPALQPGAKNAAPVKAGVHDAIVAASGPAFPRMASFSFDYGQVHWTVLDSNGYADWDSPPLRAWLEADLRAAKGAAWRIVALHHPLFQSARSHSDDQWMRPISPLLEKYGVDLVLAGHVHNYQRTAPLRFQPTQVGLRGKPVVGEFTVDEAFDGRTVTRARGPIHVVTGAGGAELYDPWQTDAKASWQPWTRAFVSDKHSFTVLDVAAKTLTLRQLDAEGRELDAITLTK, encoded by the coding sequence ATGCGTTGGCTGCTGCCCCTATTCCTCGCCTTCTGCCTGCAGGCCCAGGAGGTCTTCCTGGTGCAGCCCTACCTGCAGCTGGGCGACGCGCCCAAGGTGGCGGCCCGGGAGCGGCTGGACCTGCTCTGGCACGCGGGGGACGAGGAGGCTGCCTGGTCCGTGGAGGTGCGCGGCACCAAGGGCTGGACGGTCCAGTCCCCGCCCGCCTTCCGTCGGCTGGAGGCCCCGCCCCTGGCCCCCCACCGGGTTTACCGGGTCACGCTCCGGAACCTGCCGCCGGGCTCTGCCGTCCCCTACCGCGTGAAACGCCAGGGCAAGGTGGTGTTCGAGGCCGAGGCCCAGACCCGCAAGCCGGGCGCCCACCGCATGGTCGTCTTCGGGGACGCGGCCGATGGATCAAGGGACCAGTCGGCCATCGCCAAGGCGGTGCTGGCGGCTCAGCCCGACGCGGTCTTCATCACCGGGGACCTGGTCTATGGCCGGGGCCGCGCTTCCGAGTACCGCGCCCACTTCTTCCCGGTCTACAACGGCGAGGCGGCGCCCCTGATGCGCCGCACGCCCTTCCTGGGCGTGGTGGGCAACCACGACGTGCCCTTCGCCGGCTTTCCCGACGCCTCGGCCTACTTCGCCTACTGGTCCCAGCCTCTGAACGGACCTGCCCTGCAGCCCGGTGCGAAGAACGCCGCGCCGGTGAAGGCCGGGGTGCACGATGCCATCGTGGCGGCCTCAGGTCCGGCTTTCCCCCGCATGGCCAGCTTCAGCTTCGACTACGGACAGGTCCATTGGACGGTGCTGGATTCCAACGGCTACGCGGACTGGGACAGCCCCCCACTGAGGGCCTGGCTGGAGGCCGACCTCCGGGCCGCCAAGGGGGCCGCCTGGCGCATCGTGGCCCTGCACCATCCGCTCTTCCAGAGCGCGCGGAGCCACTCCGACGACCAGTGGATGCGGCCCATCAGCCCGCTCCTCGAGAAGTACGGCGTGGACCTGGTGCTGGCGGGGCACGTGCACAACTACCAGCGCACGGCGCCGCTGCGCTTCCAGCCCACCCAGGTCGGTTTGCGCGGCAAGCCAGTGGTGGGCGAGTTCACGGTGGACGAGGCCTTTGACGGCAGGACGGTCACCCGGGCCAGGGGGCCCATCCACGTCGTCACCGGCGCCGGGGGCGCCGAGCTCTACGACCCCTGGCAGACCGACGCCAAGGCCAGCTGGCAACCCTGGACCCGCGCCTTCGTCTCCGACAAGCACTCCTTCACGGTGCTGGACGTGGCCGCGAAGACCCTCACGCTGCGCCAGCTCGATGCCGAGGGCCGGGAACTGGATGCCATCACGCTGACGAAATAG